A genomic window from Lasioglossum baleicum chromosome 7, iyLasBale1, whole genome shotgun sequence includes:
- the LOC143210420 gene encoding dihydrolipoyllysine-residue succinyltransferase component of 2-oxoglutarate dehydrogenase complex, mitochondrial, giving the protein MAAMLSNCSRLVPRAITRISISRTKIVRSFSSQGRILFIHTEHVVNKNSQLCTKYKKLPCWTDRARHVHSTASLWEIKEVVVPAFAESVSEGDVRWEKKVGDQVKEDDVLCEIETDKTSVPVPSPGGGVIKEIFSKDGDTVKPGQKLCTIDIGASGGAAPAAEAPKPTAAAAPPPPPPPPPPPSIGAAPPPPPPPPPPPPAAKPPPPQAPAASMPVAAIKHAQSLEGAKVQLPPADYTREITGTRTEQRVKMNRMRLRIAERLKEAQNTNAMLTTFNEIDMSRLMEFRKTNQEAFTKKYGLKLGFMSPFIAASAYALKDQPVVNAVIDGTEIVYRDYVDISVAVATPKGLVVPVLRSVDSKNFAEIEIALAAIGDKARKGKISVEDMDGGTFTISNGGVFGSLMGMPIINPPQSAILGMHGVFDRPVAVKGEIKIRPMMYVALTYDHRLIDGREAVLFLRKIKDAVEDPRIILAGL; this is encoded by the exons ATGGCCGCGATGCTGTCCAACTGTTCGCGGCTTGTGCCTCGTGCAATAACACGAATTAGTATATCGCGAACGAAG ATTGTGAGGTCGTTTAGTAGTCAAG GGCGCATACTATTTATCCACACCGAACATGTGGTCAACAAGAATTCTCAATT GTGtacaaaatataagaaattacCATGTTGGACAGACCGGGCGAGACATGTTCATTCGACAGCTTCGTTAT GGGAAATAAAGGAAGTTGTGGTACCAGCATTCGCGGAAAGTGTAAGCGAGGGAGATGTCAGATGGGAAAAGAAAGTTGGCGACCAAGTGAAAGAAGACGATGTTCTGTGTGAAATTGAAACGGATAAG ACCTCAGTTCCTGTACCGTCACCTGGTGGGGGTGtaattaaagaaatattttccaaaGATGGTGACACTGTAAAGCCTGGCCAGAAATTATGTACCATCGACATTGGTGCTTCCGGTGGAGCTGCACCAGCAGCAGAAGCTCCAAAGCCTACTGCTGCTGCAGCTCCACCtccgcctcctcctccacctcctcctccatCCATAGGAGCTgctccaccaccaccaccgccaccgccaccaccgCCTCCAGCTGCCAAACCTCCTCCACCGCAAGCACCTGCAGCCTCAATGCCGGTCGCTGCGATTAAACATGCACAG TCTCTGGAAGGTGCCAAAGTTCAATTACCACCTGCTGATTACACACGGGAAATAACTGGCACAAGGACAGAGCAGCGTGTTAAAATGAATAGAATGCGACTGCGTATTGCAGAACGATTAAAAGAAGCTCAAAATACAAACGCTATGTTAACGACGTTTAATGAGATCGATATGAG TCGACTCATGGAATTCCGTAAAACGAATCAAGAAGCCTTCACCAAAAAATACGGTTTGAAGCTTGGATTTATGAGTCCATTTATTGCAGCAAGTGCCTATGCTTTAAAAGACCAACCGGTAGTGAACGCTGTGATAGACGGCACTGAAATAGTTTATAGAGACTACGTCGACATCAGTGTTGCGGTCGCAACGCCGAAAGGTCTCGTCGTACCGGTGCTTCGTAGCGTAGACAGCAAAAACTTTGCCGAGATTGAAATCGCTCTGGCAGCCATTGGCGATAAGGCAAGGAAAGGTAAAATATCGGTGGAGGACATGGATGGCGGAACGTTCACAATAAGTAATGGAGGTGTTTTCGGTTCTCTCATGGGAATGCCTATCATTAATCCACCACAAAGTGCGATTCTTGGAATGCACGGTGTCTTCGACAGACCTGTTGCAGTGAAGGGCGAG ATCAAAATTCGTCCAATGATGTACGTAGCTTTGACGTATGACCACCGATTGATCGATGGACGCGAAGCTGTACTGTTCTTGAGGAAGATCAAAGACGCCGTGGAAGATCCCAGAATTATCTTAGCTGGCCTTTAA
- the Rpt2 gene encoding 26S proteasome regulatory subunit Rpt2 yields MGQNQSGTGGTGGDRKDDKDKKKKYEPPIPTRVGKKKRRIKGPDAALKLPQVTPHTRCKLKLLKLDRIKDYLLMEEEFIRNQERLKPQEEKNEEERSKVDDLRGTPMSVGTLEEIIDDNHAIVSTSVGSEHYVSILSFVDKDQLEPGCSVLLNHKVHAVVGVLGDDTDPMVTVMKLEKAPQETYADIGGLDTQIQEIKESVELPLTHPEYYEEMGIKPPKGVILYGPPGTGKTLLAKAVANQTSATFLRVVGSELIQKYLGDGPKLVRELFRVAEEHAPSIVFIDEIDAVGTKRYDSNSGGEREIQRTMLELLNQLDGFDSRGDVKVVMATNRIETLDPALIRPGRIDRKIEFPLPDEKTKRRIFSIHTNRMTLAPDVNLAELIMAKDDLSGADIKAICTEAGLMALRERRMKVTSDDFKKSKESVLYRKKEGSPEGLYL; encoded by the exons ATG GGACAGAATCAATCTGGTACTGGTGGCACTGGGGGTGACAGGAAGGATGACAAagacaagaagaagaagtacGAGCCTCCGATTCCAACGAGAGTGGGCAAAAAGAAGAGACGTATAAAGGGGCCCGATGCTGCTTTGAAATTGCCGCAAGTCACTCCTCATACTCGTTGCAAACTGAAGCTATTGAAGCTAGACCgcataaaagattatttattgatGGAGGAAGAGTTCATTAGGAATCAAGAAAGGCTGAAGCCTCAGGAAGAAAAGAACGAAGAGGAAAGGTCCAAGGTCGACGATCTGAGAGGGACACCGATGTCTGTTGGGACATTAGAAGAAATAATCGACGATAATCATGCGATAGTTTCAACTTCGGTTGGTTCGGAACATTACGTGTCTATCTTATCGTTCGTAGACAAAGATCAGTTGGAACCTGGCTGTTCCGTCTTATTGAATCATAAAGTTCACGCAGTCGTTGGAGTTTTAGGCGACGACACAGATCCTATGGTTACTGTAATGAAGCTTGAGAAAGCTCCGCAAGAAACTTATGCCGATATTGGTG GGCTGGACACCCAAATTCAAGAAATCAAGGAATCCGTGGAATTGCCACTGACTCATCCAGAGTATTACGAAGAAATGGGTATCAAACCGCCAAAGGGAGTGATACTTTATGGACCTCCAGGAACTGGAAAGACATTATTAGCTAAAGCAGTAGCGAATCAAACCTCGGCCACTTTCTTGAGAGTTGTCGGTTCCGAACTGATACAAAAGTATTTGGGTGACGGGCCGAAGCTTGTAAGAGAATTATTTAGAGTCGCAGAGGAACATGCTCCGTCGATTGTATTCATAGACGAAATAGACGCTGTAGGCACGAAACGATACGATAGTAACAGTGGAGGGGAACGTGAAATTCAAAGAACTATGCTTGAACTTCTGAATCAGCTTGATG GCTTTGATAGTAGAGGAGATGTGAAGGTCGTAATGGCAACGAATAGAATTGAAACTTTAGATCCAGCATTGATCCGACCAGGTCGTATCGACAGAAAAATCGAATTCCCCCTGCCCGATGAGAAAACAAAACGACGAATCTTCAGCATCCATACCAACAGAATGACTTTAGCGCCTGATGTTAATTTAGCAGAGTTGATTATGGCGAAAGATGATCTTTCGGGTGCAGACATAAAG GCTATATGTACCGAAGCTGGATTAATGGCACTGCGCGAACGCCGTATGAAAGTTACCAGCGACGATTTCAAAAAGTCTAAGGAAAGTGTTTTATATCGTAAAAAGGAGGGTTCACCCGAAGGattgtatttataa
- the LOC143210449 gene encoding uncharacterized protein LOC143210449 translates to MDESIDIATKDWNRVINTAKKVGYKEGIESGSDSVFQEGFDKGYEDGFRTAFNLGKLKSLLHTVAQDTKHPQDIKEILDTTRRGACHICSIASQNPNYETDKPFSQVIDEQRKHSRKIMQRLCQHFHLNVKDFDINESN, encoded by the exons ATGGACGAATCTATAGACATCGCTACCAAGGACTGGAATAGAGTTATAAACACTGCTAAGAAG gTCGGTTACAAAGAAGGAATAGAGAGCGGATCAGACTCCGTCTTCCAAGAAGGTTTTGATAAAGGGTACGAAGATGGTTTCAGAACTGCTTTCAATCTAGGAAAGCTCAAAAGTTTATTACACACCGTAGCACAAGATACAAAGCATCCTCAGGATATAAAGGAAATTCTTGACACAACTAGAAGGGGCGCGTGTCATATCTGCTCGATAGCATCTCAAAATCCAAACTACGAGACTGATAAACCGTTCTCGCAAGTGATCGATGAACAAAGAAAACATTCTAGAAAAATAATGCAAAGATTGTGCCAACATTTTCACTTGAACGTGAAAGATTTCGATATTAACGAAAGCAATTAA
- the Polr3f gene encoding RNA polymerase III subunit F produces MESEPSTSKEQDGNVANANLLEALEQKIIELAQTRPKGISDKDLTAEMPDLQPAQRAQIINKLLTQGHFDLFKQGGSLLYRLKDPSKAKVAKGADNEEKIVYTIIEEAGNKGIWIRDIRFKSNLMPTQLNKILKSLETKKFIKAVKSVAASKKKVYMLYNLEPDTSVTGGAWYQDQDFEAEFVDVLNQQCYRYLEKKKEQINSCRGGPIAARNVTFASSKDVWKFISDLGISKVKLSVEDLEMILNTLVYDGKVERILSDDGNNLYRAVEPLLHAPGLIKSTCGVCPVRKNCCDIGDITPTKCQYITEWLE; encoded by the exons ATGGAATCAGAACCGAGCACTTCGAAGGAACAAGACGGAAATGTTGCAAATGCTAATTTGTTGGAAGCGCTTGaacaaaa aatCATCGAGTTGGCTCAGACCAGGCCCAAAGGCATATCCGACAAAGATTTGACAGCTGAGATGCCAGATCTGCAACCTGCTCAGAGAgcacaaattataaataaacttttgacacagggtcatttcgatttatttaaacaaggtGGCTCTTTGTTGTATCGTTTGAAAGATCCATCCAAAGCGAAAGTAGCTAAAGGGGCTGACAATGAAGAGAAGATTGTATATACTATAATAGAAGAAGCAGGGAACAAAGGGATTTGGATACGAGACATAAGATTCAAGTCTAATTTAATGCCAACGCAGTTGAACAAGATCCTGAAAAGCTTAGAGACTAAGAAATTCATTAAAGCTGTTAAGTCCGTAGCCGCGAGCAAGAAGAAAGTATATATGCTGTACAATTTGGAACCGGACACATCCGTGACCGGCGGTGCTTGGTATCAAGACCAAGATTTCGAAGCTGAATTTGTGGATGTTCTCAATCAACAATGTTATAGATAtttagagaaaaaaaaagagcaaATAAATTCATGCAGAGGCGGTCCGATCGCAGCTAGGAATGTTACCTTCGCTTCGTCCAAAGACGTGTGGAAATTCATTTCTGATCTAGGCATAAGCAAG GTAAAATTATCGGTCGAAGATTTAGAGATGATATTAAACACGTTGGTCTACGACGGAAAAGTAGAACGCATTCTCTCGGACGACGGAAACAATTTGTACAGAGCGGTAGAACCTTTACTGCATGCACCTGGATTAATTAAATCCACTTGCGGTGTTTGCCCT GTAAGAAAAAATTGTTGCGACATAGGCGACATCACGCCTACGAAATGCCAATACATAACGGAATGGTTGGAGTAa